The Gemmatimonadaceae bacterium genome contains the following window.
CGTTGGCGCGCACGAGGTCGTCCTCGGTGTTGACTTCGCCCCACGACGGGGCGTCCACGATGGCCACGCCCATCGCCAGTCCGGCGGCGAGGGCGCGGAGTTGTTCCAGCTTCTCCACCAGCTCCAGCGGATGCGGCGGAAGGGCGACCCACGTCTCCAGCGCGTCGCGGCGCGCCGCGTAGATGCCCATGTGCTGCAGCACGAGCCCGTCGCGCTGCGCGCGCTCGGATTCGTCGCGCAGGAACGGAATCGGGGCGCGCGAGAAATAGAGCGCGCGCCCGTCGTCCGCCCGGACGACCTTCACGCAGTGCGGGTCGCCCATGATGTCGGCGGCTCGTCGTCCGGCGGCGGTGCCGAGGTCGAACCCGTGGTCGCGCACCATGGCGATGGCCCCGGCCATCGCATCGCCCCGCATGAACGGCTCGTCGCCCTGCACGTTCACGACAATATCGTAGGCCGCGTATTCGGCTTGCCGGGCGACCTCGGCCACGCGGTCGGTCCCGGACGGGTGCTGATCGGACGTCAGGACGCCCTCGGCCCCGTGCGCCTCGAGGACCGCCAGCACCTCGGGCGACTCGGTGGCGGCGACGACGCGGTCAGCCAGGCCGAGACTCCTCACCCGCTCCCAGACGCGGACCACCAAGGGGACGCCACCGAGGTGGCGCAGGGGCTTTCGGGGGAGCCTGGTGGCGCCCAAGCGGGCGGGAA
Protein-coding sequences here:
- the kdsB gene encoding 3-deoxy-manno-octulosonate cytidylyltransferase — translated: MIPARLGATRLPRKPLRHLGGVPLVVRVWERVRSLGLADRVVAATESPEVLAVLEAHGAEGVLTSDQHPSGTDRVAEVARQAEYAAYDIVVNVQGDEPFMRGDAMAGAIAMVRDHGFDLGTAAGRRAADIMGDPHCVKVVRADDGRALYFSRAPIPFLRDESERAQRDGLVLQHMGIYAARRDALETWVALPPHPLELVEKLEQLRALAAGLAMGVAIVDAPSWGEVNTEDDLVRANAHWEQLTAGTAR